The Cynocephalus volans isolate mCynVol1 chromosome 2, mCynVol1.pri, whole genome shotgun sequence genome window below encodes:
- the FAM222A gene encoding protein FAM222A, with protein MLACLQRTQNPPGQHLTCPSKSLELRKCETVASSMHSSRYPSPAELDAYAEKVANSPLSIKIFPTNIRVPQHKHLSRTVNGYDTSGQRYSPYPQHTTGYQGLLAIVKAAVSSSSMVAPTGPAKSVLKNAEGKRTKLSPATVQVGIAPYPAPSILGPLAYPKPPEAPAPPPGLPAAATATSVIPLQGRGLPLPPSNLPSIHSILYQLNQQCQAPGAAPTACQGVAVPHPSPAKHGPMPSFPSMAYSAAAGLPDCRKGTELGQGATPALTLAGATKPAGYADGGLDYLLWPQKPPPPPPQPLRAYSSSTVASKSPEACGGRAYERASGSPLNCGVGLPANFTMGQYFAAPWNSVLVTPTSDCYNSAAAVAVTELGPGAARELAGPPTDALSGLPSKSVCNTSVLSSSLQSLEYLINDIRPPCIKEQMLGKGYETVAVPRLLDHQHAHIRLPVYR; from the coding sequence GCGAGACAGTGGCCAGCTCCATGCATTCCTCCCGCTACCCAAGCCCGGCTGAGCTGGATGCCTACGCTGAGAAGGTAGCCAACAGCCCGCTGTCCATTAAGATCTTCCCCACCAACATCCGTGTGCCCCAGCACAAGCACCTCAGCCGCACCGTCAATGGCTATGACACCAGCGGCCAGCGCTACAGTCCCTACCCACAGCACACCACCGGCTACCAGGGCCTTTTGGCCATCGTCAAAGCTGCAGTCTCCTCCTCCAGCATGGTCGCACCCACCGGTCCTGCCAAAAGTGTGCTCAAGAATGCTGAGGGCAAGAGGACCAAGCTGTCACCGGCCACTGTGCAGGTGGGCATCGCACCCTACCCAGCGCCCAGCATTCTGGGACCCTTGGCTTACCCCAAGCCACCCGAGGCGCCTGCCCCACCACCTGGTCTGCCTGCAGCTGCTACTGCCACCTCTGTCATCCCCCTGCAGGGCCGGGGCCTGCCCCTGCCACCTTCCAACCTACCCTCCATCCACAGCATCCTCTACCAGCTCAACCAGCAGTGTCAGGCCCCAGGCGCTGCACCCACTGCCTGCCAGGGCGTGGCcgttccccaccccagcccagctaAACACGGCCCCATGCCCAGCTTCCCCAGCATGGCCTATTCGGCCGCTGCTGGTCTGCCCGACTGCCGAAAAGGCACAGAGTTGGGCCAGGGAGCCACACCAGCCTTGACATTGGCTGGGGCCACCAAGCCTGCAGGGTATGCAGACGGCGGCCTGGATTACCTGCTGTGGCCACAGAAGCCTCCCCCACCGCCGCCCCAGCCACTGCGTGCCTACAGCAGTAGCACGGTGGCCAGCAAGTCCCCTGAGGCTTGTGGGGGGCGGGCGTATGAACGGGCCAGTGGATCGCCCCTCAACTGTGGTGTGGGGCTGCCTGCCAACTTCACCATGGGCCAGTACTTCGCTGCCCCCTGGAACAGTGTGCTGGTGACCCCCACCAGCGACTGCTACAACTCGGCGGCGGCAGTGGCGGTCACCGAGCTGGGGCCGGGGGCAGCCCGGGAGCTGGCTGGGCCTCCCACAGATGCCCTCTCAGGTCTGCCCAGCAAGAGCGTGTGCAACACATCAGTGCTGAGCAGCAGCCTGCAGTCGCTGGAGTATCTCATCAATGACATCCGGCCACCCTGCATCAAGGAGCAGATGCTGGGCAAGGGCTACGAGACGGTGGCTGTGCCCCGGCTACTTGACCACCAGCATGCCCACATCCGCCTGCCCGTCTACAGATAA